A DNA window from Nocardiopsis changdeensis contains the following coding sequences:
- a CDS encoding DUF4192 domain-containing protein, with the protein MRPIKITDPKGVIAAIPYLLGEPPQCGMVALVTRGTRVQVGLRKDFDDTHAPMEATTDAARLVAAAQGEGDGLMLIAYGPGPRVTPYVDAVQSAVRHTRLTLVDALRVHEGRYWSYTCQAGCCPAEGVPFDPDQSTVPAEMVARGEVRLPAPAMDPITQARLSLAPVEVPEDDVKEIVADTVDAARRWADPVARAAEQLMRAVDAEKAGQGPQDTDDLVRLAVYLRSVPARDRVWAAINPENASTHTDLWSKVTRSAPRPLRAAPASLVAVAAWTGGELPLAQAGVRVALDADPSYSLAQLVQQALTFGLPVERWLDTVRKKG; encoded by the coding sequence GCAGTGCGGGATGGTGGCCCTGGTGACCAGGGGCACCCGCGTACAGGTCGGCCTCCGCAAGGACTTCGACGACACCCACGCCCCGATGGAGGCGACCACCGACGCCGCGCGCCTGGTCGCCGCCGCCCAGGGCGAGGGCGACGGGCTGATGCTCATCGCCTACGGCCCCGGGCCGAGGGTCACCCCGTACGTGGACGCCGTCCAGTCGGCGGTCCGCCACACCCGGCTGACGCTCGTGGACGCCCTGCGTGTCCACGAGGGCCGGTACTGGTCCTACACGTGCCAGGCCGGGTGCTGCCCGGCCGAGGGGGTCCCCTTCGACCCCGACCAGTCGACCGTCCCCGCCGAGATGGTGGCACGCGGCGAGGTCCGTCTACCCGCTCCGGCGATGGACCCCATCACGCAGGCCCGCCTCAGCCTGGCGCCGGTCGAGGTCCCCGAGGACGACGTCAAGGAGATCGTCGCCGACACCGTGGACGCCGCCCGGCGGTGGGCCGACCCCGTCGCCCGCGCCGCCGAGCAGCTGATGCGGGCGGTGGACGCAGAGAAGGCGGGCCAGGGACCGCAGGACACCGACGATCTCGTGCGTCTGGCCGTGTACCTGCGATCGGTGCCCGCCCGTGACCGGGTGTGGGCGGCGATCAACCCCGAGAACGCCAGCACCCACACCGACCTGTGGTCGAAGGTGACCCGCAGCGCGCCGAGGCCGCTGCGCGCGGCTCCGGCGTCGCTGGTCGCCGTCGCCGCGTGGACCGGCGGGGAACTCCCCCTGGCCCAGGCAGGGGTCCGCGTGGCGTTGGACGCCGACCCGTCGTACTCGCTGGCCCAGTTGGTCCAGCAGGCGCTGACGTTCGGCCTGCCCGTGGAGCGGTGGCTGGACACGGTCCGCAAGAAGGGCTGA